From Humisphaera borealis, the proteins below share one genomic window:
- a CDS encoding PSD1 and planctomycete cytochrome C domain-containing protein, translated as MRAASPVDFDRDVKPILAAHCYECHGTDKTKAGLKLTDRDGAIMKLKSDAVAVVPGKPDASALIARVVTTDVEERMPPEKPALKPAQVATLKQWIAEGAAYGVHWAYRPIVRVDPPAVKTADWAANDIDRFVLASLEGAGVIPSPPADKATLIRRLSLDLTGLPPTPAEVDSFTNDAAPDAYAKLVDRLLASPHFGERWGRHWLDKARYADSDGYEKDTPRPDAYVFRDWVIKAINDDMPFDRFTVEQLAGDLLPGASNEQRIATAFHRQTLTNKEGGADQEQFRVEATFDRAETTGAVWLGLTVGCARCHNHKYDAITQREYYQLFAYFNNGDEVNLQLPGSTDEVRKYKLALAEHNKQVKAIEAQIADGKTPATPAAKKKLEADLAALKKKAPAAPGLAVRVIGQRTANPRPNTMLHRGDFLQPGEQVTPGSLATLHAFTPRDPQKPDRLDLANWLTSPANPLTPRVAANDIWQKLFGKGLVRTPDDFGVRGERPTHPELLDWLADEYRRVGWSRKALIRTIVLSSTYRQSAAYRLDLAERDPENKLLARQNRFRVDGEIVRDATLAASGLLSRKIGGPSVFPALPPDIAALSYANNFRWTTSPGEDRYRRGMYTFHKRTAPHPNLISFDCPDGNATQIQRAISNTPLQALTTLNNESFHEAAQALARRTLAEGGPADDARVGHAFRLCLARSPDATELAELRSLLASARAFYTANEQAAVKLAGTTKSSNAAELAAWVATVRVVLNLDEFLTRE; from the coding sequence GTGCGCGCAGCATCGCCGGTCGACTTTGACCGCGACGTGAAGCCGATCCTCGCGGCGCACTGCTACGAGTGCCACGGCACGGATAAGACCAAGGCCGGATTGAAGCTCACCGATCGCGACGGCGCGATCATGAAGCTGAAGTCGGACGCGGTGGCGGTCGTTCCGGGCAAGCCCGACGCCAGCGCGCTGATCGCGCGGGTGGTGACGACCGACGTTGAAGAGCGGATGCCGCCGGAAAAGCCGGCGCTGAAGCCGGCGCAGGTCGCGACGCTGAAGCAGTGGATCGCCGAAGGGGCGGCGTATGGCGTGCACTGGGCGTATCGGCCGATCGTTCGCGTCGATCCGCCGGCAGTGAAAACGGCCGATTGGGCGGCGAACGATATCGACCGTTTCGTGCTGGCATCGCTCGAAGGGGCCGGAGTCATTCCTTCTCCCCCGGCCGACAAGGCCACGCTGATCCGCCGGCTGAGCCTCGATCTGACCGGCCTGCCGCCGACGCCGGCGGAGGTCGACTCGTTCACCAACGATGCAGCGCCCGACGCCTACGCCAAGCTCGTCGATCGCCTGCTCGCCAGCCCGCACTTCGGCGAGCGATGGGGCCGCCACTGGCTCGACAAGGCCCGCTACGCCGACTCCGACGGTTACGAGAAAGACACTCCCCGCCCCGATGCCTACGTCTTTCGCGATTGGGTGATCAAGGCGATCAACGACGACATGCCGTTCGACCGCTTCACCGTCGAGCAACTCGCCGGCGACCTTCTGCCGGGGGCCTCGAACGAGCAGCGCATCGCGACGGCGTTCCACCGGCAGACGCTGACCAACAAGGAAGGCGGCGCCGACCAGGAGCAGTTCCGGGTCGAGGCGACATTCGACCGGGCCGAAACCACCGGTGCCGTCTGGCTCGGGCTGACCGTCGGCTGCGCCCGCTGCCACAACCACAAGTACGATGCCATCACCCAGCGCGAGTACTACCAGCTGTTCGCGTACTTCAACAACGGCGACGAAGTGAACTTGCAGCTTCCCGGGTCGACCGATGAGGTCAGGAAGTACAAGCTCGCGCTGGCCGAGCACAACAAGCAGGTGAAGGCGATCGAGGCGCAGATCGCCGACGGCAAAACGCCGGCGACGCCTGCCGCGAAGAAGAAGCTGGAAGCCGACCTTGCCGCGCTGAAGAAGAAAGCCCCCGCCGCTCCCGGCCTGGCGGTGCGGGTCATCGGCCAGCGGACGGCAAACCCGCGGCCGAACACGATGCTGCACCGTGGCGATTTCCTGCAGCCCGGTGAACAGGTGACACCGGGTTCGCTGGCGACGCTGCATGCGTTCACGCCGCGCGATCCGCAAAAACCCGACCGGCTTGATCTGGCCAACTGGCTGACGTCGCCGGCCAATCCGCTGACGCCACGCGTCGCCGCCAACGACATCTGGCAGAAACTGTTCGGCAAGGGCCTCGTCCGCACGCCCGACGACTTCGGCGTTCGTGGCGAGCGGCCGACGCACCCGGAACTGCTCGACTGGCTCGCCGACGAGTACCGCCGGGTCGGCTGGAGCCGAAAGGCGCTGATTCGCACGATCGTCCTCTCCAGCACCTACCGTCAGTCCGCGGCGTACCGGCTCGACCTGGCCGAGCGCGATCCGGAGAACAAGCTGCTGGCCCGGCAGAACCGGTTTCGCGTGGATGGCGAGATCGTCCGCGACGCCACGCTCGCCGCCAGCGGATTGCTCAGCCGCAAGATCGGCGGGCCGAGCGTCTTCCCCGCCCTGCCGCCGGACATCGCCGCCCTCAGCTACGCCAATAACTTCCGCTGGACGACGAGCCCTGGCGAAGACCGGTATCGCCGGGGGATGTACACCTTCCACAAGCGGACGGCGCCGCACCCGAACCTGATCAGCTTCGACTGCCCGGACGGAAATGCGACCCAGATCCAGCGGGCGATCAGCAATACGCCTTTGCAGGCCCTGACGACGTTGAACAACGAGAGCTTTCACGAGGCGGCACAGGCCCTGGCCCGGCGGACACTGGCCGAGGGTGGCCCGGCCGACGACGCCCGCGTCGGCCATGCGTTCCGCCTGTGCCTGGCTCGCTCGCCGGATGCGACGGAACTGGCGGAATTGCGGTCCCTGCTGGCGTCGGCGCGGGCCTTCTACACGGCGAACGAGCAAGCAGCCGTCAAACTGGCCGGAACGACCAAGTCATCCAACGCGGCCGAATTGGCGGCGTGGGTGGCTACGGTGCGGGTCGTCCTGAATCTCGACGAGTTCCTGACCCGCGAATAG